Proteins from a genomic interval of Candidatus Rubidus massiliensis:
- the der gene encoding GTP-binding protein EngA: MKKLKKLAIVGRPNVGKSALFNRIVKKKIAIVDEAEGVTRDRLYYTTDFFGYPFEVIDTGGIDSRSTALFNEHIKKQAEIAIEEADTIVMVVDSQAGITLLDQEIAKILHRTKKPVCLAVNKVDDYKKENAKYQFQSLGISKIISVSAAQGYHIAELLDAAFESFDKEALEEDETNNPKSINVAVVGRPNVGKSSLINFILDDNRCIVSPIPGTTRDSVDVHFTIDDQEYTFIDTAGIRRKQSESEVVDKFAAIRTERSIERADICLLVLDAEDGLTAQEKKIANMIEENGKGCILLFNKWDLVKNLRMEHYLKAVEEEASFLKHCPKLFISALSGRNVEKIYDLIQEVYANSKKRITTHQLNKFVASALQRNHPPMIMGKRLRIYYMAQVEIDPPRFVLFVNHPNLMTDSYKKYLYNQFREEYGFTGVPILIHLKGKEKVTKEERLKSSPPPKNPSKIAHEGFDDLVSEEGYEDMDDWDDELDVLSEE, translated from the coding sequence ATGAAAAAATTAAAAAAATTAGCGATAGTTGGAAGACCAAACGTGGGTAAATCAGCCCTATTTAATCGCATTGTTAAAAAAAAAATCGCTATTGTTGACGAAGCTGAAGGCGTAACACGCGATCGTCTTTATTATACAACAGACTTTTTTGGCTATCCTTTCGAAGTAATCGATACTGGAGGAATAGACTCAAGGTCTACTGCTTTATTTAACGAACATATAAAAAAACAAGCCGAAATTGCAATTGAAGAAGCAGATACAATTGTTATGGTTGTAGACAGTCAAGCAGGCATTACGCTTTTAGATCAAGAAATTGCAAAAATCCTTCACCGAACTAAAAAACCGGTATGCTTAGCAGTTAATAAAGTCGATGACTATAAAAAGGAAAATGCAAAATACCAATTCCAATCACTTGGTATTTCTAAAATTATTTCCGTTTCAGCAGCCCAAGGATATCATATTGCAGAGTTACTGGATGCAGCTTTTGAAAGCTTTGATAAAGAAGCCCTTGAAGAAGATGAAACGAATAATCCAAAGTCTATCAATGTAGCTGTTGTAGGTAGACCAAATGTTGGAAAATCTTCACTTATTAATTTTATATTAGATGATAATCGTTGCATTGTAAGTCCCATTCCAGGAACGACTCGCGATAGCGTAGATGTCCACTTTACGATTGATGATCAAGAGTACACCTTCATAGACACAGCCGGTATTAGAAGAAAACAATCTGAGAGTGAAGTCGTAGACAAATTTGCAGCGATTAGAACCGAGAGATCGATTGAACGTGCGGATATTTGCCTTCTTGTTTTAGATGCAGAAGATGGCCTTACCGCACAAGAAAAGAAAATAGCTAACATGATTGAAGAAAATGGAAAAGGTTGTATCCTTTTATTCAATAAGTGGGATCTTGTTAAAAATTTGCGCATGGAACATTATTTGAAAGCTGTTGAAGAAGAAGCTTCTTTTTTAAAACATTGTCCCAAATTATTTATTTCCGCCTTAAGTGGTAGAAATGTTGAAAAAATTTATGACTTAATACAAGAAGTTTACGCAAATTCTAAAAAAAGGATCACTACCCATCAACTCAATAAATTTGTAGCCAGTGCATTGCAACGAAATCATCCTCCTATGATCATGGGAAAACGTCTTCGCATTTACTACATGGCCCAAGTAGAAATTGATCCACCTCGTTTTGTCTTATTTGTAAACCATCCCAATTTAATGACGGATAGTTATAAAAAATACCTCTACAACCAATTTAGAGAAGAATATGGTTTTACAGGAGTTCCTATTCTTATCCACTTAAAAGGGAAAGAAAAAGTAACTAAAGAAGAACGTTTAAAATCAAGTCCACCACCTAAAAATCCATCCAAAATAGCTCACGAAGGGTTTGACGACTTAGTAAGCGAAGAGGGATATGAGGATATGGATGATTGGGATGATGAATTAGATGTTTTATCTGAAGAATAA
- a CDS encoding putative sulfate transporterc/MT1781 yields the protein MALHYHQDDISLSSLRQDLKNYSLQTFQADATAALSVALLTIPQALAYAVLAGLPLYCGLFAAIYASMVAAFFGSSRHLIVGPSNAIAILVQAGTSEILFNFYRDATGPEREALAVQILASLSFLSAVIQMLAASFKLGRLVQFVSYSVIIGYMAGSAVAVFVNQLYTFLGLNRMPGVHSLYQDIFYIITHVYKLHWPSTLIGLITLCSIVLFKRIDKRIPAAIAALAFSSILVYIIDYSNGLWNGISDSVDLYHTVPLVGDTGDFSTLWPNIAWPSFESGVLNALLPFAFAVALLSIMETTTVSKSVAASSGQHLSVNQEILGVGLGNLVAAFISAMPISGSASRTVLSYSQGAQTRFASILNAVIVASFLYLFSYSAGRIPLTALAALLLFTSINIVNFKQLSICNKATRSDAFVLWTTFFSCIFLSLDLAFYIGVILSIVLYLKKAAIPQLVEYDVEESGELRNPIHHNEHRNIRIIKVEGELFFGAADLFQTTLKTLTEDDTHTKVIVLQLKNARDIDATSCLALQQLFEYLRNSHRYLLACGITQPIWDVLSDSGLVEIIGKENLYIFDEKHPHYHMQKALMRARFLATSPEPKPLPKVEEAAKLEEILIPPTAESDTV from the coding sequence ATGGCGTTACATTATCATCAAGATGACATCTCTTTATCGTCTTTAAGACAAGACTTGAAAAATTATTCTTTACAAACCTTTCAAGCTGATGCGACCGCTGCTTTATCAGTTGCTCTTCTAACAATACCTCAAGCTTTAGCTTACGCCGTTTTAGCAGGCCTTCCCTTATATTGTGGTTTATTTGCAGCTATTTATGCATCGATGGTGGCCGCATTTTTCGGGTCATCGAGACATTTAATTGTTGGACCTAGCAATGCGATTGCTATTTTAGTACAAGCCGGTACATCTGAAATTTTGTTTAATTTTTATAGAGATGCAACAGGACCTGAAAGGGAAGCTTTAGCTGTGCAAATTTTAGCGAGTTTAAGTTTCTTGTCTGCTGTAATACAAATGCTCGCGGCATCCTTTAAATTGGGAAGATTGGTACAATTTGTCAGTTACTCCGTAATTATTGGCTATATGGCAGGATCAGCTGTAGCTGTTTTTGTTAACCAGCTTTATACCTTTTTAGGCTTAAATCGCATGCCTGGCGTGCATTCTCTTTATCAAGACATTTTTTATATTATTACCCATGTGTATAAACTGCATTGGCCCTCAACCTTAATAGGGTTAATCACTCTTTGTTCCATCGTTTTGTTTAAAAGGATTGATAAAAGAATACCAGCAGCGATTGCCGCTTTAGCTTTTTCCAGTATATTAGTTTATATTATAGATTACTCAAACGGTCTTTGGAATGGAATTTCTGATTCAGTCGATCTTTACCATACAGTTCCATTAGTTGGAGATACAGGTGATTTTTCTACTCTATGGCCAAATATTGCGTGGCCGTCTTTTGAGTCAGGAGTTTTGAATGCTTTATTGCCCTTTGCTTTCGCTGTCGCTTTATTAAGTATTATGGAAACAACCACTGTATCTAAATCAGTTGCTGCAAGCTCTGGCCAACATTTATCTGTAAACCAAGAAATTTTAGGTGTTGGGTTGGGTAATTTAGTGGCAGCTTTTATTAGTGCAATGCCCATTTCTGGTAGTGCCTCGCGCACTGTTTTGAGTTATTCACAAGGGGCGCAAACCCGTTTTGCTTCCATTTTAAATGCTGTAATTGTGGCCTCTTTTTTATATTTGTTTAGTTATTCCGCCGGTCGAATTCCTTTAACAGCTTTAGCCGCGTTGCTTTTATTTACTTCCATAAATATTGTGAATTTTAAACAATTATCTATCTGTAACAAAGCTACTCGATCTGATGCTTTCGTTTTATGGACCACTTTTTTCTCCTGTATTTTCTTAAGTTTAGATTTAGCGTTTTACATAGGGGTCATTTTATCGATTGTGCTTTATTTAAAAAAAGCAGCCATTCCACAACTTGTTGAATATGATGTTGAAGAATCGGGAGAATTGAGAAATCCTATTCACCACAACGAACATCGCAATATTCGTATTATTAAGGTAGAGGGAGAATTGTTTTTTGGGGCAGCAGATTTATTTCAAACTACACTCAAAACTTTGACGGAAGATGATACGCATACAAAAGTTATTGTCCTTCAATTAAAAAATGCTCGTGATATCGATGCAACATCATGTCTTGCCTTGCAACAGCTTTTTGAGTATTTGAGAAACTCCCATCGTTATCTATTAGCTTGCGGTATTACACAGCCAATTTGGGATGTTTTAAGTGATTCCGGACTTGTTGAGATAATCGGTAAAGAAAATTTATATATATTTGATGAAAAGCATCCTCATTATCATATGCAAAAAGCTCTTATGCGAGCGCGCTTTTTAGCAACTTCTCCAGAACCTAAACCATTGCCGAAAGTTGAAGAAGCCGCCAAATTAGAAGAAATTTTAATCCCACCAACTGCTGAATCTGACACAGTGTAG